A window from Salvia miltiorrhiza cultivar Shanhuang (shh) chromosome 2, IMPLAD_Smil_shh, whole genome shotgun sequence encodes these proteins:
- the LOC131010344 gene encoding tubby-like F-box protein 5 isoform X1 translates to MSFISILRDLKGKMGIDEKLEQECGRNIDFSVEGSSSSSYPVVEQSQWASLEPEFFVDIIGRVGADETAWPARRAVVCCAAVCKSWREIVREVVQTPEQCGLLTFPMSLKQPGPRDSQIQCFIRRERATSTYRLYLGLSPAISGDASKLLLAAKKIKRATKIDFVISFAAKDFSHTSDNYAGKLRFNFFGSKFYIHDSQPPWCNTLIQSHGWSWKRISAEKVAPRIPICNFNVATIAYELNVLRTRGPRRMQCTMHMIPVSSTQKGGSAPTPATFSYGLDETFSPLTASEVRKEDSASDVPIRGKSKQLNSSIDEPLILKNKTPRWHEQLQCWCLNFRGRVTVASVKNFQLVAVGDPSENAPAPEQEKVILQFGKIGKDIFTMDYRYPLSVFQAFALCLSNFDTKPVCE, encoded by the exons atgtcatttatatcCATTTTAAGAGATCTCAAGGGGAAAATGGGCATAGATGAGAAGCTAGAgcaggaatgcggaagaaacATTGATTTTAGTGTTGAGGGCTCGTCGTCTTCTTCATATCCAGTGGTGGAGCAAAGCCAGTGGGCAAGCTTGGAACCGGAGTTTTTTGTTGATATCATTGGTAGAGTAGGGGCTGATGAGACTGCGTGGCCAGCTCGAAGAGCTGTGGTGTGTTGTGCTGCTGTTTGCAAGTCTTGGAGGGAGATAGTTAGGGAGGTGGTTCAGACTCCTGAACAATGTGGTTTGCTCACTTTCCCTATGTCCCTGAAGCAG CCGGGACCAAGGGATTCTCAGATTCAGTGCTTCATCAGAAGGGAAAGGGCAACATCGACTTATAGGTTATACCTAGGCTTAAGCCCTG CTATTTCGGGGGATGCAAGTAAGTTGCTGTTAGCAGCAAAAAAGATCAAAAGAGCCACGAAAATAGATTTTGTCATATCTTTTGCTGCAAAAGATTTTTCGCACACCAGTGATAATTATGCAGGCAAACTGAG GTTCAACTTTTTCGGCTCCAAATTCTACATTCATGATTCTCAACCTCCGTGGTGCAACACTCTTATCCAATCTCACGGTTGGTCGTGGAAAAGAATTTCCGCAGAGAAGGTTGCACCAAGAATACCTATTTGCAACTTCAATGTTGCAACTATCGCTTACGAACTTAATGTTCTCCGTACAAGAGGGCCAAGAAGGATGCAGTGCACGATGCACATGATTCCAGTTTCATCAACTCAAAAAGGTGGAAGTGCTCCCACTCCTGCAACGTTTAGTTATGGTCTGGATGAAACTTTCAGCCCCTTGACAGCTTCCGAAGTGAGGAAAGAGGATTCTGCTTCCGATGTCCCTATCAGAGGTAAGTCGAAGCAACTGAACAGCAGCATCGATGAACCACTCATTTTGAAGAACAAAACCCCAAGATGGCATGAGCAGCTGCAGTGTTGGTGTCTGAACTTCAGAGGACGTGTTACAGTGGCATCGGTCAAGAACTTTCAGCTCGTAGCTGTCGGTGACCCATCAGAGAACGCTCCAGCTCCAGAACAAGAGAAAGTGATCTTGCAATTTGGAAAGATAGGGAAAGACATATTTACCATGGACTATCGATATCCCCTCTCTGTCTTCCAAGCTTTCGCTCTCTGTTTAAGCAACTTTGATACGAAACCAGTATGCGAGTAG
- the LOC131010344 gene encoding tubby-like F-box protein 5 isoform X2, protein MSLKQPGPRDSQIQCFIRRERATSTYRLYLGLSPAISGDASKLLLAAKKIKRATKIDFVISFAAKDFSHTSDNYAGKLRFNFFGSKFYIHDSQPPWCNTLIQSHGWSWKRISAEKVAPRIPICNFNVATIAYELNVLRTRGPRRMQCTMHMIPVSSTQKGGSAPTPATFSYGLDETFSPLTASEVRKEDSASDVPIRGKSKQLNSSIDEPLILKNKTPRWHEQLQCWCLNFRGRVTVASVKNFQLVAVGDPSENAPAPEQEKVILQFGKIGKDIFTMDYRYPLSVFQAFALCLSNFDTKPVCE, encoded by the exons ATGTCCCTGAAGCAG CCGGGACCAAGGGATTCTCAGATTCAGTGCTTCATCAGAAGGGAAAGGGCAACATCGACTTATAGGTTATACCTAGGCTTAAGCCCTG CTATTTCGGGGGATGCAAGTAAGTTGCTGTTAGCAGCAAAAAAGATCAAAAGAGCCACGAAAATAGATTTTGTCATATCTTTTGCTGCAAAAGATTTTTCGCACACCAGTGATAATTATGCAGGCAAACTGAG GTTCAACTTTTTCGGCTCCAAATTCTACATTCATGATTCTCAACCTCCGTGGTGCAACACTCTTATCCAATCTCACGGTTGGTCGTGGAAAAGAATTTCCGCAGAGAAGGTTGCACCAAGAATACCTATTTGCAACTTCAATGTTGCAACTATCGCTTACGAACTTAATGTTCTCCGTACAAGAGGGCCAAGAAGGATGCAGTGCACGATGCACATGATTCCAGTTTCATCAACTCAAAAAGGTGGAAGTGCTCCCACTCCTGCAACGTTTAGTTATGGTCTGGATGAAACTTTCAGCCCCTTGACAGCTTCCGAAGTGAGGAAAGAGGATTCTGCTTCCGATGTCCCTATCAGAGGTAAGTCGAAGCAACTGAACAGCAGCATCGATGAACCACTCATTTTGAAGAACAAAACCCCAAGATGGCATGAGCAGCTGCAGTGTTGGTGTCTGAACTTCAGAGGACGTGTTACAGTGGCATCGGTCAAGAACTTTCAGCTCGTAGCTGTCGGTGACCCATCAGAGAACGCTCCAGCTCCAGAACAAGAGAAAGTGATCTTGCAATTTGGAAAGATAGGGAAAGACATATTTACCATGGACTATCGATATCCCCTCTCTGTCTTCCAAGCTTTCGCTCTCTGTTTAAGCAACTTTGATACGAAACCAGTATGCGAGTAG
- the LOC131010324 gene encoding uncharacterized protein LOC131010324, with the protein MADRRSLFSRFWPPSASRRTPTTQTTAAPPPATTTKPKPQSQSSSQTSSTSSPPPPRAETKTPVMQSTTKGSSPPAPSPATPPRAEPRKASPEPSKSPAGKLQTKDEPETSSPSRSTMRSPSSSKPASPSRLSAQSRSPHQPPSSPQPRSSLQSPSRVISLTPSTPKRASKSHSPSRVTSRSPKQQVSSSSPPKGKQPASPSKDSTQPTEKISTSYEAPILASKENDPKPAASQQEAEVKEEVKPDSAVAANGQTQQGTSFKHDDVEAKPSQSSQLHNEAPPAQGPETRETSKSLGSSIVNDGRHAPDIKLDAKHKETKDVKEVVEATKTEAGDEKKKEVNDSIAPKSTSDAQIVEKAEIPREKQAAPSTKEVLATPGYATASQPVKKSKSSSAQEKPALPNEEHTPLHKNIKADMSKFANELAGEDHKKAISDRPVSVITIAGENRGASMHMESDSSKGEGQIHIHRSYKSNPDQSPEATTDGEECSAGKKSEDERSMEDQLTEAYVNNNAQGINNSIVFNSSIVEGSPGVHMVVSHLPKEPIRSKDEISLPEARKAEVNTSRAEKLTYQPTIRRRCLRGLLLETSDSDQDNPEKPRRHGCRVACQKEDRKNNIDVL; encoded by the coding sequence ATGGCAGATCGAAGGTCATTATTCTCTCGATTTTGGCCTCCGTCGGCTTCACGCCGCACACCCACCACCCAAACTACTGCTGCACCACCACCAGCAACCACTACTAAACCCAAACCTCAATCCCAATCTAGTAGCCAGACCAGCTCCACctcatcaccaccaccacctcgaGCAGAAACCAAGACTCCGGTCATGCAGTCGACCACCAAAGGCAGCAGCCCTCCCGCCCCCTCCCCCGCCACTCCACCTAGAGCAGAGCCTCGAAAGGCATCCCCCGAGCCAAGCAAATCGCCCGCAGGCAAATTGCAAACCAAAGACGAGCCTGAAACCTCATCACCATCGCGTTCAACTATGCGGTCCCCATCCTCATCAAAGCCTGCTTCGCCCTCTCGTTTATCAGCTCAATCTAGATCACCTCATCAGCCTCCCTCTTCACCCCAACCACGATCCTCGCTTCAGTCCCCGTCTCGAGTGATCTCGCTGACTCCTTCCACGCCCAAACGAGCATCAAAATCTCATTCTCCATCCCGTGTCACTTCTCGTTCTCCTAAGCAGCAGGTGTCGTCGTCTAGCCCTCCTAAGGGGAAACAGCCTGCTTCCCCATCAAAAGATTCAACACAGCCTACTGAAAAGATCTCCACTTCGTATGAAGCCCCCATTTTAGCTTCTAAAGAGAATGATCCAAAGCCTGCAGCATCTCAACAAGAAGCAGAGGTGAAGGAAGAGGTTAAACCTGATAGTGCTGTAGCAGCCAACGGCCAAACTCAGCAAGGGACAAGCTTCAAGCACGACGATGTGGAAGCCAAGCCTTCTCAATCATCGCAACTTCACAATGAAGCACCACCTGCCCAAGGTCCGGAGACACGTGAAACGAGCAAAAGCTTGGGCTCTTCCATTGTCAATGATGGCCGACATGCCCCCGACATCAAACTGGATGCAAAGCATAAAGAAACTAAGGATGTGAAGGAAGTAGTGGAAGCAACAAAAACAGAAGCTGGCGACGAGAAAAAGAAGGAAGTCAATGATTCTATTGCTCCAAAGTCTACCTCTGATGCACAAATTGTTGAAAAGGCTGAAATCCCCAGAGAGAAGCAAGCGGCCCCCAGCACGAAGGAGGTTTTAGCAACACCTGGTTATGCTACAGCTTCTCAACCGGTGAAGAAAAGCAAGAGCTCTAGTGCTCAGGAGAAACCTGCTCTACCAAATGAAGAACACACCCCGTTGCACAAAAACATCAAGGCCGACATGTCAAAGTTTGCCAACGAATTAGCCGGTGAAGACCACAAAAAAGCCATTTCTGATAGACCTGTAAGTGTGATAACCATTGCAGGAGAAAATAGAGGAGCATCAATGCACATGGAGTCTGATTCCTCAAAAGGAGAAGGGCAGATTCACATTCATCGGAGCTATAAGAGCAACCCCGATCAAAGTCCTGAAGCAACCACTGATGGAGAGGAATGCTCTGCAGGGAAAAAGTCAGAAGACGAGAGAAGCATGGAAGATCAACTGACGGAGGCATATGTAAACAACAACGCACAAGGGATCAACAACTCCATTGTGTTCAACAGTTCCATAGTTGAAGGAAGCCCCGGAGTTCACATGGTTGTCAGCCATCTACCAAAGGAACCAATCCGGTCAAAAGATGAAATAAGTTTGCCAGAGGCACGAAAGGCTGAAGTTAACACGAGCCGTGCAGAGAAGCTCACCTATCAGCCGACAATAAGGAGAAGATGCCTTAGAGGTCTTCTATTGGAAACGAGTGATTCTGATCAAGACAATCCTGAGAAGCCTAGACGCCATGGTTGCCGTGTTGCCTGCCAGAAAGAGGATAGAAAGAACAACATAGATGTTCTCTAA